One Thioclava sp. ES.031 genomic window, GCGATCGTGGTGGCACGGCGCTACCAGCTGTCGCTGCGCGCGCCCGCGCCCCGTTCGGGAATTGCTCGAACCATCGGTGGCCCTGCCCGTTTCTCCGATCGGTTCGCCGGATGAGCGCCCGCACTGTCGACATCACGCTGGTCATGGACCCGCGTTTCACCGGCGGCACGGCGCAGGCCTTCCGCACCGATGTGCTGGCGTGTCGTGCGCGCGGCATGCGCGTCGGCATCGAGTTCTTCGAGGCCGGTGCCTTCTACCTGCCGACCGAAGCCCCCAATCCGACCCTGCTGGAGCTGGCCGATCTCGACGATATCGTGCTGAGCCCCGACCGCAGCGCGATGACCTTCCTGCACAATCCGCAGATTTTCGGGCGTGCACAGCTGGGCCGCGCACCGCGCCCGCCGCGCCTGCCGAAAAGCGAGCGGATCTTCGTCGTCGCCCATCACCCGCCCTTCCTCGGCGATGGCGCGCTGGCCTATGACCCGCTCGGCACCGATCAGGCGATTGCGCGACTGCTGCCCGAGCCGAAGACCGTCGAATGGCTGCCGGTCTCGGGACTGGTGCGGGCGCAGTTGCGCAGTTTTCAGCCCTTCCTCGCGCTCCATGCGCAGGATTGGCCCAACAGTTTCGACACCGGCCAATGGCAGCCCAAGCGCGAGAAACTCCAGCCGGGCCTGTGGACCATCGGGCGGCACGGGCGCGCGCATGAGGATAAATGGCCCGACGCGGCGGAGGATATCGCAGCCTCCCTGCCCGCGCGTCGCGATCTGCATCCGCGCGTTCTGGGCGCGGAGGCGGAGTTCTTCGCCAGCCGCGGGGTCGATGTGTCGGGCTGGGACATCCTGCCCTTCGGCACCGAGGATGTGGCGGGGTTCCTCGATGGTCTCGACCTGTTTTCCTATTTCCACTCGGCGCGCTGGCGCGAAGCCTTCGGGCGCACCGTGGCCGAGGCGATGATGATGGGGCTGCGCTGCGTGCTCGATCCGGCGCTGCGCCCGACCTTCGGGCCGCACGCGCTCTATTGCCACCCGCGGGAGGTCACGCAGGTGGTGTCGCGCATCCGCGAGGCTCCGAACGGGCACCGTCTGGCGGCGATGCAAGCGGGCGCGTGGTGCCGCGCGGAGTTCGACATAGCCCAGATCG contains:
- a CDS encoding glycosyltransferase family 1 protein, which translates into the protein MSARTVDITLVMDPRFTGGTAQAFRTDVLACRARGMRVGIEFFEAGAFYLPTEAPNPTLLELADLDDIVLSPDRSAMTFLHNPQIFGRAQLGRAPRPPRLPKSERIFVVAHHPPFLGDGALAYDPLGTDQAIARLLPEPKTVEWLPVSGLVRAQLRSFQPFLALHAQDWPNSFDTGQWQPKREKLQPGLWTIGRHGRAHEDKWPDAAEDIAASLPARRDLHPRVLGAEAEFFASRGVDVSGWDILPFGTEDVAGFLDGLDLFSYFHSARWREAFGRTVAEAMMMGLRCVLDPALRPTFGPHALYCHPREVTQVVSRIREAPNGHRLAAMQAGAWCRAEFDIAQIGARLDALAAKPARRLSRGMRTASPLVTTRKLVGFRRRAAAREAAQS